The genomic region ggcggagtcACCGTGGCACCCCCTTTTTACCTCTGCTTCACAGTCGCCGGCGACgtcaccgcggcagcagcagcggccggcacgccgcgcatcggaagaggagagcgaaGCAGGTGTTACTCGAGAGGAATACTGGCCCATGTTGGCTCGCTCATTGGAGGCCGACAGGGAGACGCCCGTCGCAGTAGCGGCACACGGCGACCGCAGGTTGTACGACGAAACCGCGGAGGATGGCGAAGGCGGACACCGAAAAGCCGGCGTAACGCACGCCTCGGCAGCAGAGAGGGGTGGCTGTGCAAAGTTGTCGCCCACTCGTGCATGGCGGTCTGCATGGACTCCGTGGCATCCCCCGTCGCATAAAGTGCATCAGGATCTAGTTCGGAGCGACGCTGCTTCGCCGTTCCAGACTCATTTTCGCCTGCGGTATCCTTCGTCGTCATCGTACACCTCTCCTGccccacacgcgcgctctgAGATGGAGCCGCCGCGTGCACCGCGTGCATCTGCAGCGCGTCCATCTATGACAAGCGGCACGCCTAGCAACAGCAATCTTGCGGCTCTTTCTCGCCACTGCCCCACCTCCCCGGCAAGGGCGGTCGATCTGAGCGAACCCCCTCGGTGGTGTCACCGGGTCTCGgcacctcagcagcagccgctggcAAGAGTGCACGAGAGGCGCGAGAGCTACTCCAGTAGCGCTCACTGCACGACCGATGCTGATGTAATCGCTGACACGCAGCGCCGGCCTGACTCGCCGCCGTGTCGGTCATCACTGTcgtcgctcttctcctcggGTTTCTTCAGCCGGGGGCCTGAAGCGGCCATGCACCGCCGTGCTGGGCGTTActcgacagcagcgcaccgagcCGGGAACCCTTGCGCGCGTTTTCCTGCCACGGCGCAGAGCGCAGCCTCTTCGCTTACGGAGTCCCAGCAAGCGAGCCAACCGCGACCCGGCGCAGATTATCGCTGCCGTGACGTGAACAACTGCAGTCTGCGCGACTTGCAAGAGGGACTGTGCACTCGTCTGCAGAGACGTCTGCACGACCTCGAGACCTCGCCCTCGAGTAGCACCTCGCCGATGGACTGgaaagctgctgcgcaaagCACTGCATCAGCGCCTCTGCTCGCTGACACGGAtgcgacgctgcgcctctgGCGTGATACGCGGCGAGCGCTCCGGCAGCAGGTGATGCATCGCAGCGCCATTCACgatgtgcagcgcagcaccccACTGAAAGGGCAATGGCCTGATGTCGAGGAGGGCGTAGTGATGGACGACGTTGTGCGCCGCATCCTCGCGGAGCGGGCCGCCTCGCGTGCATATCTACTtgcgggtgccgccgctgcgaacAGAGAGGAGCGCACTCGATGACGTTACACGCTTGTATGCACGCGGATGCGTGGATAGTCACGCAACGTTGATTtgctctgtctctctctctctctgccacaCGCTCCCCTTCCCCGTTGAACGCCACCCCCCTTTCCGCTTCGCTGCAGCCCGACTCGACCAGTCCATGCCACGGCAAAACGAGGGCGAAGCGCCGACACGTATGCGAAGGTCTTCTGCTCTTGAGCTGTATGCGTGGGCGAGTCGGCATGGATCTGCATGTGTGCCACGTTGCACTTTGCTTAGCACCCGCGCGAGTTTGCTTGCATGGCACACAATGCGGCGCCCACGTTGGCTGCCTTCTTGTGCTGCGACAGTCACCTACCCTCCCCCActcgccctctcttctccatcgGTTTTGCCACGCGTTCCGCGCTGCTACGCTCCGCGGCAACGTGTTTGACCTATGCGCTTTTCTTTGGTCGCCTGGCGCCTCCGTTCACACACCTTCATTTCCTCGCAGTGTCTCACTCGCTCTTTGCGTTTCTATTCTCGTGCACTCTCCCGGGCTTGTGCGTGCGAACGCAAGCTCTCCTCCTGGGCCTCTCTCGAGAACTGTTTCGTCGGCGCCATCATCACTACGACACCTTCTCAtactctccccctcctcttcacaTGTTTGAGTAACGTCGTCGAGGACAGTCATCAAAGCCACATACACGAACAAGCAACTACAGGCAACAGCAACCATGGACCCATCTGTCATGGTGGGCCAGTACACGCTGGGCAAGCAGATCGGCTCCGGCAACTTCTCGAAGGTGCGACTGGGCACCGATCCGCAAGGCCGCACATGGGCCATCAAGATCGTGGACAAGCGCCGCCTAAAGAAGGAGAACATGGAGGACCAGATGCTCCGCGAAGTCGCCATCATGCGCAGCTTGCGCCAGCAGAACGTGGTGAAGCTCCAGGAGGTGCTTCAGTCCTCTAACCATTACTACTTAGTCCTCGAGCTGGTCACAGGCGGCGAGCTGTTTGACAAAATTGTAGCCGCCAAGCGCTTCGACGAGCCGACGGCGCGTCGGTACTTCCACCAGCTCATCGCGGGCATGTACTACTGTCACTCGAAGGGCTTCGCTCACCGCGACCTGAAGCCGGAGAACCTGTTGCTCGACGCAAACGGCACACTGAAGATTTCGGACTTCGGACTCAGCAACCTCCAGCaggatgtgctgctgcagaccATCTGCGGCACGCCAAACTACGTTGCACCAGAGGTGCTCATGGAGCGCGGCTACAACGGACTCTCGGCGGACATCTGGAGCTGCGGCGTGGTGCTGTACGTGATGCTGGCAGGACGTCTGCCCTTCGAGGATCGGAACATGAACGTCCTTCTTGGCAAGATCGAGCGGGGCGACTATCAAATGATCCGCCACATCAGCGACCCTGCCAAGGACCTAGTCGCGCGCATGCTGACCGTCGACCCGCGCAAGCGCATCTCAATGGAGGATGTCATCAACCACCCTTGGTTCCAGATTGACTGGAATCCGAGGCTACTCTCCACGTAAGGTGTGGCAGATCACGGAGAAGATCGGGAAGGGGAATGAGGCCCATAGAAAGTGTGAGCGACATGATATGTCGGTCCTTGTCAACCTTACCTATCATCCCGCTCATCCTGTTGTCATCGTTCCGacttggggggggggggctgctgTGTCGGCAAGGAACCAATATATTTCCCCCGAGCCcgtctcttccctcccccaaTCTTTGCGTGCGTACGTGCGGGTCTCTCGACGTGCATCTTCACCCCCTCCCGTGTGGacccctcctcgtcgtcattGCACGTGGCTTCGCGCACATCCTTCCCATGGCCTGCGGTCGCCCTTTTCCCTTTGGCATGTCTTTTTGACATTtgcgtgtgggcgtgtgtcaCATGCCGCGTCGTCCGCACACATCCCCGCCACCGTCACTGCCACCACCCCTCACCCCGCGCTTCCGGCGCACACCTCTGCACTGTCCCTGTTTTGCTGCCTCACTTTCCCACCCCCCTGCAACGGCATTCTGTGATAGCTAGCTCGCCATTTTTGTATTCGCCGCGTCTCTCCTGCTATTACATGTCAGTAGGGAGCTGTATGTATGTCTGCGCCTGTATCTGTGGATGgggatgcgtgtgtgtgtgtgcatgtatgtcCAAGTTGTGCTGTTtgtctcccttctcttcccatTGTGACTAACTCTTCCTACTCTTcccagccccccccccaccaccacacacacacgccacgctacatacacacacatccgTCCCCTGTCTTggtctctttctttttctgtttttgtgaggaggagcacgTGTAGTTGATGTCGACTGCGGccctgtcgccgtcgtctccttcagcaccgctgtccccttccccctcctccctcgtgcAACCTTCGagcaccccccccttcccctccctacttcacgcacacaaacacacatgcacgcacgcgcaccctcTCGTTCATAGTCACGCGCgtgctttttgttttcgcacatcgtcgttgttgttgttccgTTTTGTTTTGCCGTTGGGTACAAGGATGTACATGTCAgctatatatgtatatatatatatatatgcatgtgtgtgcgtgtgcacagcTTCTtttggcgctgctgtcggctATTCCTttgcgttgctgccgcccgcaGGGCTTCTGTTTGCTGTTTCGTGGTCATGTGTGACTCAGATGTGGAATCACCTTGGCTTAGTACTTCCGTTGTTTTCTGTTAGTTCTATGCTTTGCGTTGGTGGatcggcgtgcgtgcgtgtgtgtgtgtgctcagTCTTCTACCTGTACAAGGAACCAGCTGGGTCAAGCCAGCTGCTTGCGCACTCTCACTCACAGGCCCGCGCCTCATACTCGCACACCTCCATCAAGGAAGAGGTCGCTGGAAGGTGGCAAGGATAGGCGTGCACTCGCACACATACTCACGCGAACAGAATGAACAAGCAGCTCTCGCACTCCGACGTGGGCGACTCTCCTTGTTCTCTAAAATATTTTGTGCTTCTTTGTTTATGCTATAGTCTGCCAAGCACCAGAAGTGAACACGCAGAAGGTTGGAAAGGGAGGTGGGCGGGTGGTTCGACGGTTATGCCGGCAGAGACAAAATTTTGGATGTGTTGTAGCGTTGCATCTTGGTCGCTCAAGACGAAGCCCAGGAAGGCGCTGTGGGtgtagagagagggggagagatcgagtccgtgtgcgtgtgcttcataccaaacaaacaaagaagcagagagagcgcgcgtgtgcacatcatcatcatcatctcgCAGTCACCTACGCGCAGTTCCACTGTGTTGGCTGTGCAGcaacctctctctctttgcttgtttgttgttgctgcgtTCAGCACTCctgcacccacgcacacatggCACGATACTTTTGGCTCCCTCCAGGTCATTTccgatctcctcctccccaccgccCGCCCCTCGTTTTCACTCCTCTCCGTTCAGCGCTGTCGGCTCGTCCCGCCCTCCCCACAAccgccccgccgctgccttctcaCGGTATCCTTGGTCAGTGGTGTATGCttgtgtggcggtggtgttttcttcgccctctccccacgCCGTGCCTCTCCTCATTTCTCTTGTCCATTTcccttttgttgttgttcgttgTGCCACACGTTTTTGGATATGTGCATGTGGCTATTCCTCTATGTCAACTGCATTCACGACGATGCCCCCTCTCTTGCCTTTTCTTCGcactgtttttttttttcgttttgctgGATGGTGTCGCTCCTGTCGTTGTCCGACTTGCTCATAGTATATATTTATTTATATTTCTTTGGGCTCTtcgcccacccctcctccccctcccgcttctctctctctatcccgTTATCATGTGCATGCCGACATCCACACACGTACAGACTGACCGATGCgcaagaacgaaaaaaagtTTCTTTTCAGCACGCACATCGCATTGTACGCTCGTTCCTCCCCACTTCTTTTATGGTTCCCATCTCTCAGTCccgcacccacccacccccctcccacacacacatatgtatatgtgtgtgcgagagACGGCTGTGATGTGGTcacatctctctctttgcgtgtctgtgtgtgtgtgtgtgtgtgttccttTAACTTTCTCAGCAACAGAAAGGAAAAATAATTCGCCCCGAGGCCCTCACCCTCAAGACAAACAAGGCGTAGAAGCAGACAAGTCACAGAAACAGACGGCAAGTGTGCGCACCAACGCTCACGAATATGCTGGAGTAGCAGGCCTCGCcttccgccctcctcctccacaccctCCCGACGTCGCCATGCTTCTTGGCGCTCTCGCCCCACACTGGTTCGCAacatcctcctctctccgccggcccctctctctcacacacacagtgtATTGTGCAACCTCGGTGGCTTTCGctttctcccccctccctccgttcTTCACTTGGTCTGCTCTCTAACCTctccgctcctcctcttcctcggcaTTCTTTCGGGGCGGGGtgcaggcagacagacatacacgcacgcacacacacgtgcacaaggGAAAGATCATCTTCACCCCTTCTCTCAttgtacatatatatatacatataaCAATAACTGTTACACTCACCAGCAGATACTAGACGAGGTCTTGTAGAGTGGGCCTGTGCTGGACACCGTGAGGCTTTTCATCGCTCTCGCACCCCCCCGCTCCGACCACAAGACTACCCCCTTCCCCTACCCCTACCGTCTCCTCTTGTGTTGCTGTTGGGGCTCCGCGGTCTCTCTAGGTGCTttttgtgtgcatgcgtgcgttaGTTGTTTTAATATCGAGCACGTCAGGAAAGACGCTTGAGCTTTGTGttccgtgtgtgtgggtgtgggtggtcCGTGAGTTGGTATCCAGCCGGCCTCggccccccccacccaccctccctccttctccacttTTCTGTTCGGCTCTCCTTCTTTATCGATCTCGCTGCGTCTTTTTGggtgagcgtgtgcgccgtcTGCAGGTGTCCTGCCTCCTGCCTCCTGACTCCTGCCTCCGACCCGCGCCACCCCCACACCAAATCTCTTTCAGTGTCTTGGCTGTGAGGGTCCTTGTATTTGGTTCTCCGTTCCCCATAATTTTTTTATGTTGGTGTCTGTatgctgcccctccccccatctcATCCCATCCCATCCCACCTGGCCGCATCACCCGATCCTTCtcgccttcttttctcttACTACTTTCCGATTCACTGACGTGCTGAGttgcctcttctcctttgttgtctccaccccctcacccctcacactcacatacacgcacacgcacgcggacgCACTGTGGTTGGTACTGTGCAACTGAGGACGCCCACCAACACACGAGCGTGCACAGGCAAAACGTAGCCctgtgtcgctgccgctcttgGCGACTCGCTCCGGTACCTCTCCATCTATCGATACCGGGCCTTGTGTGGGCAAGTGGCGCCGCAGTTGTTCGCCGTTTTTTGGTTGTTGCTCGCATTGCTTGGTGGACGCTCGGATCTCTGCCGGTGCCGTTCGTGATTGCCGCCCCcatcccctctctcccgcgcgtgtgcacatcctttacctctctctctctgacgcGCGAGGCTGTCGCGCTGGCTGTTAGCCTTTTCGTTTGCTTTCCTTTGGAAACATATTGAGATTTCTTCCCTGATCATGCAGAATATCACGGCATCTTCGCCGTCTCCGTACGCCGGCGGAGGCCACTGTGGGGATCACTCGAACCGCGTCGGGGACGCTGCGACGGCCGCCTCGGTGTTTCGAGACTTCACATGGTATAGCGCGACGCTGCTCTCGCACCTATTCGTGCTggagcacgcgcagctggagcggaCCGCGGCAGCCGAAGAGAACCgccggcgtgctgcagccgcgcatAGTCCTCAGCTGCTAATGAGCGCCGCCTTTGAGTCGCTGAACGCGTCCGTTGTTGTGGCGTctgcgtccgccgccgcaggatCAGCTGGAGCGACTTCAAGGGAGATGGGTGACGGTGGCTCCATCGGTCGCCAGCTGGATCTCGAAAGTAACAAAGCCGGCGGTGACAATGACAACAGCCAGAAtagtggcgccgccgctctctcgatgccgccgctgccaccgcctgcAAGCGATGAGTCACAGAAACTGCCGCATCTTGTCACGCAGCATCGGCCGCACGTCTTGATTGGGTTTGCCGCGGTGGGTGATGCCACTGCAGTGGGTGCGGGGAATCCGATGATAGCTGACGCTGCAACGCGATGGGTGCCTCCGCAGGCTACCAGGGTTGCAGGGTCGTCAGCTGCctcccctgctgctgctgcggcggcggcgacggctaCAACAACCACGGCCAAAACGAGTGCACCGGACAGCGCCGtcacgtcgctgctggctgTCTTTGATGCGTACTACTTCCCTTCGGAGCTCTTTGACGCAGCTGGTCCGGCTGCGTCCGCCATGGCCGGGCAGCAAGGTGAGAAGGCAGACAACCTTTTGCTCCCGGATGCTGGCGCCAGTGCCATGCATGTAGCAACAGATGGCGCGGAGCAGGTGCATGGAACGGGCACTAGCTCCGCCGGAGCCGCCGATTCGGGtgcaggcagcggcaccgccgcacctcGAGTAACGGCAgaagcgctgcgcgaggcctTCCATGATCTCCTGGTGCTGGGTCAACGCTGCGCCGTGTTTGCCCTCACGTACCGCGGCATTGTCGGCTGCGGCAATGATGCAGCGGCAAGTCGCGCTTGGCTTGGCAGTGCAGACGTAGAGGGTGAGGACGACGCTGGCCACCACTACTCTCCTAACACTGATGGCGAGCATCTGTCCACTACCGCATCCACCGCTAAGATGCATGATgcggcgggtgcgggctTCTCGTCCGAGGATGACGCCAAAGCGGACGAGGCCGTGCAGCAGGCAGCttccgcgtcgctgcagtTTCTCCTCCAACTCGCGTGCAGTTGTCCGTGTGCCCCTCTTGCGTACGCAGCCCAGCTTTGCATTGCCTATGCGCttgctgcgcggccgccgccgtgctgcgcgaccgGCTGGatcgcacggcagcagctgatgcGCTACTTGCcaacgctgcagccgcagtcCCGCGCCGTGCCCGCGACGGACGCaagcgcgagcagcaccgccgttggtgggccgccgccacactgcggcgtcggcggtggcggtggctcGATAGCGACAACGAGTAGCAGAAGCGGCACCAAGAGCAAACACATTCCCACCACACAGCACATGCGACCGGAAGATGCGATGCTGTGGTTCGACTCCACTGGCGCGGTGCACTTGATGACTGCTGAGCGCTGGTGGGACGctcaacagcagcacgccgccacgTGCCTCGCG from Leishmania infantum JPCM5 genome chromosome 18 harbors:
- a CDS encoding putative serine/threonine kinase-like protein, which encodes MDPSVMVGQYTLGKQIGSGNFSKVRLGTDPQGRTWAIKIVDKRRLKKENMEDQMLREVAIMRSLRQQNVVKLQEVLQSSNHYYLVLELVTGGELFDKIVAAKRFDEPTARRYFHQLIAGMYYCHSKGFAHRDLKPENLLLDANGTLKISDFGLSNLQQDVLLQTICGTPNYVAPEVLMERGYNGLSADIWSCGVVLYVMLAGRLPFEDRNMNVLLGKIERGDYQMIRHISDPAKDLVARMLTVDPRKRISMEDVINHPWFQIDWNPRLLST